One Kangiella geojedonensis DNA segment encodes these proteins:
- a CDS encoding FMN-binding glutamate synthase family protein, protein MESGFMAFAKTVLNWIGLFFVLGLSILIVIIAVVYIIDKTQKKQAIRRNFPVIGHFRYWFEHLGEFFRQYFFAMDREEMPFNRAERNWAYRAAKDVSRTLAFGSTRNLTSTGTVMFLNDQFPTLEKNAVESQPVLIGPYCRTPYLAKSFFNISGMSYGSLSKVAVQALAKGAAKAGCWINTGEGGLSPHHLSGGGDVVFQIGTAKYGVRNGDGGLDDDRLKEVSSHPQVKMIELKLAQGAKPGKGGILPGRKVTEEIAQIRHIPAGEDSISPNGHPEIDNVSDLLDMINHIRDISGKPVGFKTVIGTDAFLFDLCEEIHRRGPESAPDFITIDSADGGSGAAPQPLFDYVGLTIKESLPIVLNVLQKQGLRDRIKVICSGKMINPSGVAWALAMGADFTLSARGFMFALGCIQALQCNKNTCPTGVTTHDPDLQKGLVVPDKAERVYHYHKNLVKAVGMIAHSCGVAEPRGLKRHHVRVVTETGLSTPLNKIHPYQENSIPTRKL, encoded by the coding sequence ATGGAATCGGGGTTTATGGCCTTTGCTAAAACAGTGCTTAACTGGATTGGGCTTTTCTTTGTATTGGGTCTAAGCATTTTGATTGTGATCATCGCAGTCGTCTATATCATTGATAAAACACAAAAAAAGCAGGCTATTCGCCGAAACTTCCCAGTTATTGGTCATTTCCGTTATTGGTTTGAACACTTGGGTGAATTCTTTCGTCAATATTTCTTTGCCATGGATCGTGAAGAGATGCCATTCAATCGTGCCGAGCGAAACTGGGCTTACCGCGCTGCTAAAGATGTCAGCCGAACCTTGGCTTTCGGCTCAACCCGTAACCTCACCTCCACTGGCACTGTGATGTTTTTAAATGACCAGTTTCCTACTCTGGAAAAGAACGCAGTGGAATCTCAGCCAGTATTAATCGGCCCATACTGCCGAACTCCTTACTTAGCCAAAAGCTTCTTCAATATTTCAGGTATGAGTTATGGCTCCTTATCCAAAGTGGCCGTGCAGGCGTTGGCCAAGGGTGCGGCTAAAGCGGGCTGCTGGATCAACACTGGCGAGGGCGGACTGTCCCCACACCATCTATCTGGCGGTGGTGATGTGGTCTTCCAGATTGGTACGGCTAAATATGGCGTGCGTAATGGTGATGGAGGCTTAGACGATGACCGGCTCAAAGAAGTCAGCTCTCACCCACAGGTTAAAATGATTGAGCTTAAATTAGCGCAAGGAGCTAAGCCAGGTAAAGGTGGTATTTTGCCGGGACGTAAAGTCACCGAAGAAATCGCCCAGATCCGCCATATTCCAGCGGGTGAAGACTCAATAAGCCCGAATGGCCACCCCGAGATTGATAACGTCAGCGATTTACTGGATATGATCAATCATATCCGCGACATTAGCGGCAAACCTGTTGGCTTTAAAACCGTGATTGGCACCGATGCTTTTTTGTTTGATTTGTGCGAGGAAATCCACCGCCGTGGGCCTGAGTCAGCACCGGACTTTATCACCATTGATAGTGCTGATGGGGGGTCTGGCGCAGCACCACAACCCTTGTTTGATTATGTTGGTCTCACCATTAAAGAAAGCTTACCTATAGTGCTGAACGTTTTGCAGAAACAGGGGCTTCGTGATCGAATCAAAGTTATTTGCTCTGGCAAGATGATTAACCCCTCAGGGGTTGCTTGGGCGCTGGCGATGGGCGCTGACTTTACTTTGTCTGCCCGTGGCTTTATGTTCGCACTAGGTTGTATTCAAGCATTACAATGCAATAAGAACACCTGCCCTACCGGCGTCACCACCCATGATCCCGATTTGCAAAAAGGATTAGTGGTGCCAGACAAGGCGGAACGTGTGTACCATTACCATAAGAATCTCGTCAAAGCCGTGGGTATGATCGCACATTCTTGCGGCGTCGCCGAACCGCGGGGTCTGAAAAGACATCACGTAAGAGTTGTAACAGAAACAGGGTTATCGACTCCTTTAAATAAGATACACCCTTATCAAGAAAATAGTATTCCGACGAGAAAGCTCTGA